One genomic window of Ctenopharyngodon idella isolate HZGC_01 chromosome 18, HZGC01, whole genome shotgun sequence includes the following:
- the LOC127499955 gene encoding C3a anaphylatoxin chemotactic receptor-like, producing MNQTFTEEYDYIDYFYDEDEDICLHCSNVKLRNSMRVSSQVFFYLTLILGVPGNAFVVYVAGIKMKRTVNTVGFLNLAIADLFCCLSTIYYVAESLLEENWLYGSVFMCKILPFIMLITMFASVFTLSLISLDRFTLVITPVWAKNHRSLLLARLSSVAAWVLALILILPFMMFRETSTDNTNHCLLYKFDKEQMYRRLSVITFVFGFLIPLICITTCYGFIAHKLGRSHFNSGRAFHIMLAIIVAFFLCWLPYHIVHLIIIYKETSSVLVALAVDPLAISLAYVNSCLNPILYVFIGQDFKSNVKLSLRHVFERAFSEEGTQVLRSTQTQQMHLV from the coding sequence ATGAACCAGACGTTTACAGAAGAATACGACTACATTGATTATTTCTATGACGAAGATGAAGACATTTGTCTGCATTGTTCTAATGTAAAGCTGAGGAATTCTATGAGAGTGAGTTCTCAGGTCTTCTTCTACCTGACCTTGATCCTTGGTGTTCCTGGAAATGCCTTTGTTGTGTATGTTGCTGGAATTAAGATGAAGAGGACTGTTAATACAGTAGGGTTTCTCAATCTAGCAATTGCTGACCTCTTTTGTTGCCTTTCCACTATTTACTATGTGGCAGAAAGCTTACTTGAAGAAAACTGGCTGTATGGATCTGTCTTCATGTGCAAGATTCTCCCCTTCATTATGCTCATCACCATGTTTGCCAGTGTTTTCACCTTGAGCTTAATTAGTCTGGATCGGTTTACTCTGGTGATCACACCGGTTTGGGCCAAAAATCATCGCAGCCTGTTACTTGCACGACTGTCCTCTGTAGCGGCCTGGGTTCTGGCTTTAATTCTTATTCTGCCTTTTATGATGTTTAGAGAGACTTCCACAGATAACACAAACCACTGCCTGCTATATAAATTTGATAAAGAACAAATGTATAGAAGGTTAAGCgtcatcacatttgtgtttggTTTTTTGATTCCTCTCATATGCATTACAACATGCTATGGATTCATCGCACACAAGTTAGGCAGGAGTCATTTTAACTCTGGACGAGCATTTCACATCATGTTGGCTATTATTGTGGCTTTTTTTCTGTGCTGGTTGCCATATCACATAGTGCATTTGATTATCATATACAAGGAGACATCAAGTGTCTTGGTGGCTCTGGCAGTGGATCCGTTGGCCATTTCTTTGGCATATGTCAACAGCTGCCTGAACCCCATTCTGTATGTTTTCATAGGGCAGGATTTTAAAAGCAATGTTAAGCTCTCTCTaagacatgtttttgaaagagctTTCTCTGAGGAGGGAACGCAAGTGTTACGATCCACCCAGACACAACAAATGCACTTAGTGTAG